The Chelatococcus sp. HY11 genome includes a window with the following:
- the mutL gene encoding DNA mismatch repair endonuclease MutL, translating into MRPLSLDERPAGLVRRLEPVLIDQIAAGEVVERPASAVKELVENGIDAGATAIEVVIDGGGRRLIRVTDNGTGMSAEDLALAVERHATSKLPTSDLFSINSLGFRGEALPSIGAIARLAITTRRRDGANGWQIVVDGGQKGEVRPAAANSGTRIEVTDLFSATPARLKFLKTDRAEAQAVVEAVKRLAMAHPHVRFTVAGEHLTTVDLPAEGEDEEALLRRLSRLLGPEFHANAIPIDATREGVTLGGYAGLPTFHRGTAAHIHAIVNGRPVRDKLIFGAVRAGYMDVLPSDRHPAIGLIVTCDPRLVDVNVHPAKTEVRFRDPGLVRGLIVGALREALVRAGHRAASTGGERTLATFRPAALPPTADAGRLAAFPQRALPARDFTPHPSVTGWQAPLTGFGEPTSLAPPPLSADASADAAPPREEDLDQPLGAARAQIHENYIIAQTREGLVIVDQHAAHERLVYERMKRERAANGIARQLLLIPEVVELDSGAVERLDAQAEVLAGLGLVVESFGPDAVAVREMPAALAGGDIRRLVMDVADALTEWGDARALEERLDHVLATMACHGSVRSGRRLKPEEMNALLRDMEVTPLSGQCNHGRPTYVELKLADIERLFGRR; encoded by the coding sequence ATGCGTCCTCTCTCCCTCGACGAACGGCCGGCCGGCCTTGTCCGACGCCTTGAGCCCGTCCTCATCGACCAGATCGCCGCGGGCGAGGTAGTCGAGCGGCCGGCGTCGGCTGTGAAGGAGCTGGTGGAGAACGGCATCGACGCCGGTGCGACGGCCATCGAGGTGGTCATCGACGGTGGCGGTCGTCGCCTGATCCGCGTCACGGACAACGGTACCGGCATGTCGGCCGAGGATCTAGCGCTCGCGGTCGAGCGGCATGCCACATCCAAGCTGCCGACCTCCGATCTGTTCTCCATCAATTCGCTCGGCTTCCGCGGCGAGGCCCTGCCCTCGATCGGCGCCATCGCGCGCCTTGCCATCACCACGCGGCGGCGCGACGGCGCGAACGGCTGGCAGATCGTGGTGGACGGTGGGCAGAAGGGCGAGGTCCGGCCGGCGGCCGCCAACTCCGGCACGCGGATCGAGGTCACGGACCTCTTTTCCGCCACGCCTGCTCGCCTCAAATTCCTGAAGACCGACCGTGCCGAGGCGCAGGCCGTGGTCGAGGCCGTCAAGCGGCTCGCCATGGCGCATCCCCACGTGCGCTTCACCGTCGCGGGGGAGCATCTCACCACCGTCGACCTGCCGGCGGAAGGCGAGGATGAGGAGGCGCTGCTGCGGCGTCTCAGCCGGCTGCTCGGGCCGGAGTTCCACGCCAATGCCATCCCGATCGATGCGACCCGCGAGGGCGTCACCCTCGGCGGCTATGCCGGTCTGCCGACCTTCCACCGTGGCACCGCGGCCCATATTCACGCCATCGTCAACGGCCGCCCCGTCCGCGACAAGCTGATCTTCGGGGCGGTGCGCGCCGGCTATATGGACGTGCTGCCGTCCGACAGGCATCCCGCCATCGGCCTCATCGTCACTTGCGACCCCCGGCTCGTGGACGTGAATGTGCACCCCGCCAAGACTGAGGTGCGCTTCCGCGACCCCGGTCTCGTGCGCGGCCTGATCGTCGGCGCGCTGCGCGAGGCACTGGTACGGGCCGGCCATCGCGCCGCCTCGACCGGCGGGGAACGCACGCTCGCCACCTTTCGGCCGGCGGCGCTTCCGCCAACGGCCGATGCGGGGCGCCTTGCTGCCTTCCCCCAGCGGGCTTTGCCGGCACGCGATTTCACGCCCCACCCCAGCGTGACAGGCTGGCAAGCCCCCCTCACCGGCTTCGGCGAGCCGACAAGCCTCGCCCCACCGCCGCTATCCGCCGACGCGAGCGCCGACGCCGCCCCCCCGCGCGAGGAGGATCTCGACCAACCGCTCGGCGCCGCGCGCGCCCAGATCCACGAGAACTACATCATCGCGCAAACACGCGAGGGGCTGGTGATCGTCGACCAGCACGCCGCCCACGAGCGCCTCGTCTATGAGCGCATGAAGCGCGAACGCGCCGCCAACGGCATCGCGCGCCAATTGCTGCTCATCCCGGAGGTCGTCGAACTCGATTCAGGCGCGGTCGAGCGGCTGGATGCGCAGGCCGAGGTTCTGGCAGGGCTCGGCCTGGTCGTTGAAAGCTTCGGGCCAGACGCAGTCGCCGTGCGCGAGATGCCCGCGGCGCTCGCCGGCGGCGACATCCGCCGCCTCGTGATGGATGTCGCCGATGCCCTTACCGAGTGGGGCGATGCGCGTGCCCTTGAGGAACGGCTGGACCATGTGCTGGCGACGATGGCCTGCCACGGCTCCGTGCGTTCCGGCCGCCGCCTGAAGCCGGAGGAGATGAACGCACTTCTACGCGATATGGAAGTGACGCCGCTGTCCGGCCAGTGCAACCACGGCCGGCCGACCTATGTCGAGCTGAAGCTTGCCGATATTGAGCGCCTGTTCGGGCGGCGCTGA
- the rsmD gene encoding 16S rRNA (guanine(966)-N(2))-methyltransferase RsmD, giving the protein MRIIGGDHKGRRLAAPKSSAVRPTSDRLRETIFNVLAHAYDDPVPGARVLDLFAGTGAMGLEALSRGADFAILVDDGTEARGLMRANVETLGVAGVTRILRRNATHMGPVKPLEPSTLVFCDPPYGKGLAERALTSAAEGGWIAAEALVVVEEDAGAEVVLPPRFSLIERRDYGESQVMFARFV; this is encoded by the coding sequence ATGCGGATCATTGGCGGAGACCATAAGGGACGCCGGCTCGCCGCGCCGAAATCGAGCGCGGTGCGACCGACCTCCGACCGTCTGCGCGAGACGATCTTCAATGTCCTTGCCCATGCGTATGATGATCCCGTTCCAGGTGCGCGCGTGCTGGACCTTTTCGCTGGCACCGGCGCCATGGGGCTTGAGGCGCTGTCGCGGGGCGCTGACTTCGCTATCCTGGTCGACGATGGTACCGAGGCGCGCGGCCTGATGCGCGCCAATGTCGAGACACTTGGCGTCGCGGGCGTCACACGCATCCTGCGCCGCAATGCGACGCACATGGGCCCAGTCAAACCGCTCGAGCCTTCGACGCTGGTCTTCTGCGATCCGCCCTACGGCAAAGGTTTGGCCGAACGCGCGCTGACCTCCGCCGCCGAGGGCGGCTGGATCGCGGCGGAGGCCCTTGTCGTGGTTGAGGAAGACGCAGGGGCGGAGGTCGTCTTGCCGCCGCGCTTCTCGCTTATCGAGCGCCGCGACTACGGCGAATCGCAGGTGATGTTCGCGCGCTTCGTCTAG
- a CDS encoding pseudouridine synthase: protein MNDKPEDERPKGRGRRDAPRGAGPRDNSNFKPPQRASSPGGERDGQARGERPRTGRFKDKVAGEGRPEGRSFGAKPRFGDKPRFGDKPRFGDKPRYGEKPRFGDKPAGGRPFGAKPRPAGERPSGDERRPARGPRGEGDARFEGKPRLGDKPRFGDKPRFGDKPRGGADRPDFKARKSVQRPAVAGGEDEAQADGRERIAKVMARAGVASRRDAEVMIEEGRVAVNGEVLTTPATLVGPADKVAIDGAAMPSRDRTRLWFFHKPRGLVTTAKDPEGRPTVFEALPPDMPRVVTVGRLDINTEGLLLLTNDGGLAKVLAHPTTGWLRRYRVRAYGEVDQAMLDTLADGVTVDGMHYGPIEAKLERAQGDNVWLMLGLREGKNREVKRVLEHLGLRVNRLIRVSFGPFQLGDLGEGAVEELRSAILRDQLGPTLAAEAGVDFEGSAAPQPARARSPRPARGERSETRFERDTDRGSEGFEERAGGTGRGRDDLGRPSRSIWRDEETEAARPQGKRLPRRGSDPQTARQESAAREHRRASPVSDPKGRRVLVERIVSEPTDTKPARRSPRPFRRDEAEAAPRRGREGADARPKRFGAEGKSFGDRAVGDKPFGGKRFGDKPSGGKSFGTKSFGTKSFGDKNRDSAAGKSFGGKPGGKSFGGKPSGGRPGGRAGGGRGKPGGFGGAPRRPRSS, encoded by the coding sequence ATGAACGACAAGCCGGAAGACGAACGCCCCAAGGGGCGTGGCCGCCGGGACGCGCCGCGCGGCGCCGGTCCCCGCGATAACAGCAATTTCAAGCCGCCACAGCGCGCTTCGTCCCCTGGGGGTGAACGTGACGGGCAGGCTCGTGGCGAGCGGCCGCGCACCGGCCGCTTCAAGGACAAGGTTGCTGGCGAGGGGCGGCCGGAGGGCCGGTCCTTTGGCGCCAAGCCTCGCTTCGGTGATAAGCCTCGCTTCGGTGATAAGCCTCGCTTCGGTGATAAGCCGCGCTATGGCGAAAAGCCGCGCTTCGGCGATAAGCCGGCGGGCGGCAGGCCTTTCGGAGCCAAGCCCCGTCCCGCTGGTGAGCGCCCTTCAGGTGACGAGCGCCGCCCGGCGCGTGGTCCGCGTGGCGAGGGCGATGCGCGGTTCGAGGGCAAGCCTCGCCTCGGTGACAAGCCTCGCTTCGGCGATAAGCCGCGCTTTGGTGACAAGCCGCGCGGCGGGGCTGACCGGCCCGACTTCAAGGCGCGCAAGTCCGTGCAGCGCCCGGCCGTTGCAGGCGGAGAGGATGAGGCGCAAGCCGACGGGCGTGAGCGCATCGCCAAGGTCATGGCCCGCGCTGGTGTGGCGTCGCGCCGCGACGCGGAGGTGATGATCGAGGAGGGGCGCGTCGCCGTAAATGGCGAAGTGCTGACCACCCCGGCGACACTCGTCGGCCCGGCGGACAAGGTCGCCATCGACGGCGCGGCGATGCCCTCGCGGGATCGCACGCGTCTGTGGTTCTTCCACAAGCCGCGCGGCCTCGTGACGACAGCCAAGGATCCGGAGGGGCGCCCCACGGTTTTCGAGGCTCTGCCGCCTGACATGCCGCGCGTGGTGACGGTCGGCCGGCTCGACATCAATACCGAGGGCCTTCTGCTCCTCACGAACGATGGCGGCCTCGCCAAGGTGCTGGCGCATCCGACCACCGGTTGGCTGCGGCGCTACCGTGTGCGAGCCTATGGTGAAGTCGATCAGGCCATGCTCGATACGCTGGCCGATGGCGTGACCGTGGACGGCATGCACTATGGGCCGATCGAGGCGAAGCTGGAACGCGCCCAAGGCGACAATGTCTGGCTCATGCTCGGTCTGCGCGAGGGCAAGAACCGTGAGGTCAAGCGCGTGCTCGAGCACCTCGGGCTGCGCGTCAACCGCCTCATCCGCGTGTCCTTCGGCCCGTTTCAGCTGGGTGATCTCGGCGAGGGTGCGGTCGAGGAACTGCGTAGCGCCATTCTGCGCGACCAGTTGGGACCGACACTGGCGGCGGAAGCGGGCGTCGATTTCGAAGGAAGCGCCGCGCCTCAACCGGCCCGGGCCCGCTCACCGCGTCCCGCGCGTGGGGAGCGATCGGAGACGCGTTTCGAGCGTGACACGGATCGCGGCAGCGAAGGATTCGAGGAGCGGGCGGGCGGCACGGGCCGCGGCCGTGACGATCTCGGCCGGCCTTCGCGCAGCATCTGGCGCGACGAGGAGACGGAAGCCGCGCGTCCGCAGGGCAAGCGCCTGCCGCGGCGGGGCTCTGACCCGCAGACCGCGCGTCAGGAGAGCGCCGCGCGGGAGCATCGCCGCGCGAGCCCGGTGAGCGACCCGAAGGGGAGGCGTGTTCTGGTGGAACGGATCGTCTCCGAGCCCACGGACACCAAGCCCGCGCGCCGTAGCCCACGGCCGTTCCGCCGCGACGAGGCCGAGGCTGCGCCACGCCGGGGCAGAGAAGGCGCGGATGCCCGGCCGAAGCGCTTTGGCGCCGAGGGCAAATCCTTCGGTGACAGGGCAGTCGGTGACAAGCCATTTGGTGGCAAGCGCTTCGGCGATAAGCCCTCGGGCGGCAAGTCTTTCGGGACCAAGTCTTTCGGGACCAAGTCTTTCGGTGACAAGAACCGCGATAGCGCTGCTGGCAAGTCGTTTGGAGGAAAGCCTGGCGGCAAATCCTTTGGCGGCAAGCCCTCTGGTGGAAGGCCAGGCGGACGCGCCGGTGGCGGCAGAGGCAAGCCGGGTGGTTTTGGCGGTGCGCCGCGCCGGCCTCGGTCTTCGTGA
- a CDS encoding nucleoside deaminase, with translation MPPSKPDLLSLAFDAARAAEERGEVPIGAVVARDGAVLAIAGNRTRELNDPTAHAEMLAIRAACAELGDERLTGCDLYVTLEPCPMCAAAISFARIRRLYFAASDPKGGGVESGPRLYHQPTCHHAPEVYGGLRAGEAGDMLRAFFGERR, from the coding sequence ATGCCCCCATCGAAGCCGGACCTTCTCTCGCTTGCCTTCGACGCGGCGCGCGCAGCCGAGGAACGGGGCGAGGTGCCGATCGGCGCCGTCGTCGCCAGGGATGGCGCAGTGCTGGCGATCGCCGGCAACCGCACGCGGGAATTGAACGACCCGACAGCGCACGCCGAGATGCTCGCCATCCGCGCGGCTTGCGCTGAATTGGGTGATGAACGGCTCACAGGCTGCGATCTCTATGTGACGCTGGAGCCCTGCCCCATGTGCGCGGCGGCGATTTCCTTCGCGCGAATACGCCGGCTCTATTTCGCGGCCAGCGACCCCAAGGGCGGCGGCGTCGAGAGCGGGCCGCGGCTTTATCATCAGCCCACCTGCCACCACGCGCCGGAGGTCTATGGCGGCCTGCGCGCCGGCGAGGCGGGCGACATGCTCCGGGCGTTCTTCGGGGAAAGGCGTTAG
- the aceB gene encoding malate synthase A gives MSNHEAPAGVLVTGAAVSGRDEILTPAALAFLADLHRRFDATRRRLLALRTERQKSFDAGQTPDFLAETKHIRDGDWKVAPIPRDLLDRRVEITGPVDRKMIINALNCGAKMFMADFEDASSPTWENMVEGQANLRDRWQGRIDFTDPTSGKHYKLSDKPATLIVRPRGWHLLEEHVTVDGAPMSGSLFDFGLYVFHNAKDIIAQGATPAFYLPKMESHIEARLWNDVFTHAEEVLGVTKGTFKATVLIETLPAAFEMDEIIYELRDHMAGLNCGRWDYIFSFIKRLGKNPDFITPDRGAMVMGKAFLSAYSLLLIKTCHRRGAFAMGGMAAQIPVKNNPAANEAAFAKVRADKEREAGNGHDGTWVAHPDLVPVAMEVFDRLMPTPNQLDKLREDVTITRENMLEVHEGVRTEAGLRENIRVGVQYIEAWLRGRGAVPLYNLMEDAATAEISRAQIWQWLFHGAKLDDGRAVTPDLFKTALDDEMAELRKTLGPDVYDKGRFPEAIKLFADMSLAKEFEEFLTLPAYKLIA, from the coding sequence ATGTCCAATCATGAAGCGCCTGCCGGTGTGCTCGTCACCGGCGCTGCGGTCTCGGGCCGCGATGAAATACTCACGCCGGCCGCGTTGGCTTTCCTGGCGGATCTGCACCGTCGCTTCGACGCCACCCGGCGCCGCCTCCTCGCCCTGAGGACCGAGCGGCAGAAGTCTTTCGATGCGGGGCAGACGCCGGATTTCCTCGCCGAGACCAAGCATATCCGCGACGGCGACTGGAAGGTCGCGCCCATTCCCCGCGATCTGCTGGACCGCCGCGTCGAGATCACCGGGCCTGTGGACCGCAAGATGATCATCAACGCCCTGAACTGCGGGGCCAAGATGTTCATGGCGGATTTCGAGGATGCTTCCTCACCGACCTGGGAGAACATGGTCGAGGGCCAGGCCAATCTGCGTGACCGCTGGCAGGGCCGCATCGACTTCACCGACCCCACCTCCGGCAAGCACTACAAGCTGTCGGACAAGCCGGCGACCTTGATCGTCCGCCCGCGCGGCTGGCACCTGCTGGAAGAGCATGTCACCGTGGATGGCGCACCGATGTCGGGCTCGCTGTTCGATTTCGGCCTCTATGTCTTCCACAACGCCAAGGACATCATTGCCCAGGGCGCGACGCCGGCCTTCTATCTGCCGAAGATGGAAAGCCATATCGAGGCGCGCCTCTGGAACGACGTCTTCACCCACGCGGAGGAAGTGCTGGGCGTCACCAAGGGCACGTTCAAGGCGACGGTGCTGATCGAGACGTTGCCGGCTGCCTTCGAGATGGACGAGATCATCTACGAGCTGCGCGACCATATGGCCGGCCTCAATTGCGGCCGCTGGGACTATATCTTTTCCTTCATCAAGCGTCTGGGCAAGAATCCCGACTTCATCACGCCCGACCGCGGCGCGATGGTGATGGGCAAGGCCTTTCTCAGCGCCTATTCGCTGCTCCTGATCAAGACCTGCCACCGTCGCGGCGCCTTCGCCATGGGCGGCATGGCGGCGCAGATCCCGGTGAAGAACAACCCGGCCGCCAACGAGGCTGCCTTCGCCAAGGTGCGCGCCGACAAGGAGCGCGAGGCGGGCAACGGCCATGATGGCACCTGGGTCGCCCATCCGGACCTCGTGCCGGTGGCGATGGAGGTGTTCGACCGGCTGATGCCGACGCCGAACCAGCTCGACAAGCTGCGGGAGGATGTCACCATCACGCGCGAGAACATGCTGGAGGTGCATGAAGGTGTCCGCACCGAGGCGGGGCTGCGCGAGAACATCCGCGTCGGCGTGCAGTATATAGAGGCGTGGCTGCGCGGTCGCGGCGCCGTGCCGCTCTATAATCTCATGGAAGACGCTGCAACCGCCGAGATCAGCCGTGCGCAGATCTGGCAGTGGCTGTTCCATGGCGCCAAGCTCGACGACGGCCGCGCGGTAACGCCGGATCTGTTCAAGACGGCGCTCGACGACGAGATGGCGGAACTGCGCAAGACGCTTGGACCCGACGTTTACGACAAGGGGCGTTTCCCGGAGGCGATCAAGCTCTTCGCGGACATGTCGCTCGCCAAGGAGTTCGAGGAATTCCTGACGCTGCCGGCCTACAAGCTGATTGCTTGA
- a CDS encoding methyl-accepting chemotaxis protein: protein MEAPVPAAQVVQETPAPLAGIDAMLRQLEDDTLLTMRIIGYSAEQVQSKVDESVTLVDHIRDASSELSSLSATAHDLTMGLVRTTEKLDQASQSIERDISGTDDFIREAHALASDVTSRMERLGSAVERIASVVAVIGTVARQTNLLALNASIEAARAGPAGRGFAVVATEVKLLANEVQDATGDISSQIEMLQNFASESHEAVDRIATLIRRIDPVLGSVRDAVSAQIAGTRDVADRATQSLSFVGSVSSSAKAMQEMTESARAASRSAGSATGNMERSLHWLTQRSMAALRDTVVGNRRRYERVPILLEAVLSLDEISAPVQVIDLSKGGCLLAADITLFAVGMSGRLEAEKIGAINVTIVALSDDGVHVRFESPRPETIKRIEAAIEDVHHVNQPIITIIQGVAKEISDTFEDGVNSGEVALTDLITFDYQRIAGTDPIQYETKATPFYEEVLPPIYERWKDRCPSSLFMLACDRNSYIPIHHPQYSLPQRPGDHQWNDLNSRNKRIMERSKMLVAVRNRNPYAATLFQRHMSDGRIVPTTLMAAPIFVRGQLWGNVYLAKEL, encoded by the coding sequence ATGGAAGCCCCTGTGCCCGCAGCACAGGTGGTGCAGGAGACGCCTGCGCCGCTGGCTGGCATCGACGCGATGCTGCGGCAGCTCGAGGACGACACCCTGCTCACCATGCGCATCATCGGCTATTCCGCCGAGCAGGTGCAATCCAAGGTCGATGAAAGCGTCACCCTGGTCGATCATATCCGTGACGCGAGCTCGGAACTCTCATCCCTTTCCGCCACCGCTCACGACCTTACGATGGGCCTGGTGCGGACGACCGAAAAGCTCGACCAGGCGAGCCAGTCCATCGAACGCGATATTTCCGGCACCGACGATTTCATCCGCGAAGCCCATGCGCTTGCGAGCGACGTGACGAGCCGGATGGAGCGCCTTGGATCGGCGGTCGAGCGCATCGCAAGCGTCGTCGCCGTGATCGGCACGGTCGCCCGACAAACCAACCTTCTCGCCCTCAACGCAAGCATCGAGGCCGCCCGCGCGGGCCCGGCGGGCCGGGGCTTCGCGGTTGTCGCGACGGAGGTCAAGCTGCTTGCCAACGAAGTGCAGGACGCGACCGGTGATATCTCGTCGCAGATCGAGATGCTGCAGAACTTCGCCAGTGAAAGTCACGAGGCCGTCGATCGCATCGCGACGCTGATCCGGCGTATCGATCCGGTCCTTGGCTCGGTACGCGACGCGGTTTCCGCGCAGATTGCCGGCACGCGCGATGTCGCGGACCGCGCGACCCAGAGCCTGTCCTTCGTAGGCTCGGTGTCCAGCAGCGCCAAGGCCATGCAGGAAATGACCGAATCGGCGCGGGCCGCCAGCCGCAGCGCCGGCAGCGCGACCGGCAATATGGAGCGCTCGCTGCACTGGCTCACCCAGCGCTCCATGGCGGCGCTTCGCGATACGGTCGTCGGTAACCGTCGCCGCTACGAGCGGGTGCCGATTCTCCTCGAGGCTGTTCTCTCCCTCGATGAAATCTCCGCTCCCGTGCAGGTCATCGACCTGTCGAAAGGTGGCTGCCTGCTGGCCGCGGACATCACGCTCTTTGCGGTTGGCATGAGCGGGCGGCTGGAGGCGGAAAAGATCGGAGCGATCAACGTCACCATCGTCGCACTCAGCGACGACGGCGTGCATGTGCGGTTCGAAAGCCCGCGCCCGGAGACGATAAAGCGAATCGAAGCGGCCATCGAGGACGTCCACCACGTCAATCAGCCCATCATCACAATTATTCAAGGCGTGGCGAAAGAGATCAGCGATACGTTCGAGGACGGCGTCAATTCCGGCGAGGTCGCCCTTACGGATCTGATCACTTTCGACTATCAGCGCATCGCGGGTACCGACCCCATCCAGTACGAGACCAAGGCGACGCCTTTTTATGAGGAGGTCCTGCCGCCGATCTACGAACGCTGGAAGGACAGATGCCCATCCAGCCTCTTCATGCTGGCCTGCGACCGCAATTCCTATATTCCGATCCATCATCCGCAGTATTCACTGCCGCAGCGGCCTGGCGACCATCAGTGGAATGATCTCAATTCACGCAACAAGCGCATCATGGAACGCTCCAAGATGCTTGTTGCGGTTCGCAACCGCAATCCCTATGCGGCGACCCTGTTCCAGCGCCATATGAGCGACGGGCGCATCGTGCCAACAACTTTGATGGCTGCGCCGATTTTCGTACGCGGCCAACTTTGGGGAAATGTGTATCTGGCGAAGGAACTATAA
- the glcF gene encoding glycolate oxidase subunit GlcF: MQTNFRPEQLIDPQMRESESILRTCVHCGFCTATCPTYLLLGDELDSPRGRIYLVKDMLESGKPATPEVVTHIDRCLSCLSCMTTCPSGVNYMHLVDHARAHIEETYQRPWHDRLLRSILAQVLPYPGRFRMALAAARLGKPFAGLLGKLPKVGTRLSAMLALAPSRLPPRAVDPGPRVIPAVGARRGRVALLSGCAQPVLNPDINAATIRLLTRNGIEVVLAAGEGCCGALVHHMGRDEASHAFAKRNIDAWTREIDGQGLDAIVITASGCGTTIKDYGFMFREDAAYKDKAARVAALAKDITEYLATLELARANAGEGYVVAYHSACSMQHGQQIREMPKTLLKRAGFTVKDVPEGHICCGSAGTYNLLQPELSGQLRSRKTANIARTGATIVATGNIGCLEQLRKGFAERNSDMILLHTVELLDWADGGPIPAALGAREPG; the protein is encoded by the coding sequence ATGCAGACGAACTTCAGGCCCGAGCAGTTGATCGATCCGCAGATGCGGGAATCTGAATCGATTTTGCGGACCTGCGTCCATTGCGGATTTTGTACGGCGACCTGTCCAACCTATCTTCTGCTTGGCGATGAGCTTGATAGCCCGCGTGGGCGCATCTACCTCGTTAAGGATATGCTTGAATCAGGCAAGCCTGCCACGCCTGAGGTGGTCACGCACATCGACCGCTGCCTCTCGTGCCTGTCTTGCATGACGACGTGCCCGTCGGGCGTCAACTATATGCATCTCGTGGACCATGCCCGCGCGCATATCGAGGAGACATACCAGCGCCCGTGGCACGACCGATTGCTGCGCAGCATTCTGGCGCAGGTGCTGCCCTATCCCGGTCGTTTCCGGATGGCGCTGGCGGCGGCGCGGTTGGGCAAGCCTTTCGCGGGCCTCCTGGGTAAGCTGCCGAAGGTCGGCACGCGTCTCTCTGCCATGCTCGCGTTGGCGCCAAGCCGTCTGCCGCCGCGCGCGGTGGATCCCGGGCCGCGCGTTATACCGGCTGTCGGGGCCCGTCGCGGGCGGGTCGCTTTGCTGAGCGGCTGCGCGCAGCCGGTGCTCAACCCGGACATCAATGCGGCGACCATCCGGTTGCTCACGCGCAACGGGATCGAGGTGGTCCTTGCGGCGGGGGAGGGGTGTTGCGGGGCGCTCGTGCACCACATGGGGCGCGATGAGGCGAGCCATGCTTTCGCCAAGCGCAACATCGACGCCTGGACGCGCGAGATCGACGGGCAGGGGCTCGACGCCATCGTCATCACGGCTTCCGGCTGTGGCACGACGATCAAGGACTATGGCTTCATGTTCCGCGAGGACGCCGCTTACAAGGACAAGGCAGCGCGCGTCGCCGCGCTCGCGAAGGATATCACCGAATATCTCGCCACCCTCGAGCTTGCCCGGGCTAATGCGGGTGAAGGCTATGTCGTCGCTTACCATTCAGCCTGTTCTATGCAGCATGGACAGCAGATCAGGGAAATGCCCAAAACCTTGCTCAAGCGCGCGGGCTTTACAGTAAAGGACGTGCCAGAAGGGCACATCTGCTGTGGATCTGCTGGAACCTACAATCTCCTGCAACCCGAATTATCTGGGCAGCTTCGCAGCCGCAAGACCGCCAATATCGCCCGTACCGGCGCGACAATCGTCGCGACTGGCAACATTGGATGCCTCGAACAGCTCCGCAAGGGTTTCGCAGAACGCAATTCTGATATGATTTTGTTGCATACTGTTGAGCTTCTGGATTGGGCGGATGGTGGCCCAATACCTGCCGCGCTGGGAGCGCGTGAACCGGGCTGA
- the glcE gene encoding glycolate oxidase subunit GlcE: protein MTTYVPQSEQEAAAVIAAASGQRVALGVAGAGTKAGVGRSVVHRESLSSQGLSGITLCEPAELVIGARAGTPLTEVERTLAGNGQELSFEPPDLRALLGIAGEPTIGGLAAANLSGPRRIMAGACRDSLIGVRAVNGRGEIVKSGGRVMKNVTGLDLVKLLAGSWGTLAFLTEVTFKVLPQPERRATLVLHGLDDKRAIAALSAALGSPFEVSGAAHVPAMDGRGARTLLRTEGFAFSVDYRLKSLRALLSPFGDGEILDDGEGAALWRDVRDVAHFMRDGDAVWRVSTAPSRAADITSALSRALDCRFTYDWGGGLIWLSVPVDGDAGASVIRSIVTTTGDHATLIRAPAEVRANVAVFHPIAAPLMRLSKDIKHAFDPEGVFEPGRMYDGV from the coding sequence ATGACGACATATGTTCCGCAGAGTGAGCAGGAGGCTGCCGCCGTCATCGCCGCGGCATCGGGGCAGCGAGTTGCCCTTGGCGTCGCGGGCGCTGGCACGAAGGCCGGCGTCGGCCGCTCGGTCGTCCATCGCGAGAGCCTGTCGTCGCAGGGGCTTTCCGGGATCACGCTTTGCGAGCCGGCGGAGCTCGTGATCGGCGCGCGCGCCGGCACGCCGCTCACCGAGGTGGAACGGACACTGGCCGGCAACGGGCAGGAACTGTCCTTCGAGCCGCCGGATCTCAGGGCGCTGCTGGGCATCGCGGGTGAGCCGACCATCGGCGGGCTCGCCGCCGCCAATCTGTCCGGCCCCCGACGCATCATGGCGGGTGCGTGCCGCGACAGCCTCATCGGTGTGCGCGCCGTCAATGGGCGCGGCGAGATCGTGAAATCCGGCGGCCGTGTCATGAAGAACGTCACCGGCCTTGATCTCGTCAAGCTGCTCGCGGGGAGCTGGGGGACGCTGGCCTTCCTCACCGAGGTCACCTTCAAGGTGCTGCCGCAACCCGAACGTCGCGCGACGTTGGTGCTGCATGGCCTGGACGACAAGCGCGCCATCGCTGCCTTGTCGGCAGCGCTCGGCTCGCCCTTCGAGGTGAGTGGCGCGGCGCATGTGCCTGCGATGGATGGCAGGGGCGCACGCACGCTGTTGCGCACCGAGGGTTTCGCCTTCTCGGTGGACTACCGCCTGAAATCGTTGCGGGCTCTGCTCTCGCCCTTCGGGGATGGAGAGATCCTGGACGATGGCGAGGGCGCCGCGCTCTGGCGGGACGTGCGCGATGTCGCCCATTTCATGCGGGATGGCGATGCGGTGTGGCGCGTCTCGACCGCGCCGTCCCGCGCGGCGGACATCACATCCGCCCTGTCACGGGCGCTCGATTGCCGCTTCACCTATGATTGGGGCGGCGGGCTCATCTGGCTCAGTGTGCCGGTGGACGGTGACGCGGGAGCCTCGGTCATCCGCTCGATCGTGACAACGACAGGCGACCACGCGACGTTGATCCGCGCACCGGCGGAGGTCCGCGCCAATGTGGCGGTGTTCCACCCGATCGCGGCGCCGTTGATGCGGTTGAGCAAGGACATCAAGCACGCCTTCGATCCCGAGGGGGTCTTCGAGCCCGGCCGCATGTACGACGGCGTTTGA